The following proteins are co-located in the Sulfurospirillum deleyianum DSM 6946 genome:
- a CDS encoding Dabb family protein, translated as MVKHIVFFQLPNASDAQKEALKERIMSLKGKIDVLVHIEVGINFSPEERAFDLALVSDFKSKEDLYTYAIHPLHLEVVAFIKSLNAVSKVVDYEY; from the coding sequence ATGGTGAAACACATTGTTTTTTTCCAACTACCCAATGCTTCAGACGCACAAAAAGAGGCGTTAAAAGAGCGTATTATGAGCCTAAAAGGGAAAATTGATGTTTTGGTGCATATAGAAGTAGGCATTAATTTTTCACCCGAAGAGCGTGCCTTTGATCTCGCTCTAGTGAGTGATTTTAAGAGTAAAGAAGATTTGTACACCTACGCCATTCACCCTTTGCACCTTGAAGTTGTTGCCTTCATCAAATCCTTAAATGCGGTAAGTAAAGTCGTTGATTATGAGTATTAA
- a CDS encoding phospholipase A: MSIKRFAKRSLFGAFFSLPMMLRAIDTEALEAKASYGDASAAYTLAKYYETQQDQERALLWYKQAAILSLEEKTTQTKALESSIAERLHKIERTEAVYSSFLEGYEDDDTYQSMKQMITQTFDIAPYKMNYLLPMTYDGVSHEGRNHQETKFQLSFQKDLVDNLLGLHESIVLAYTYTAWWQTREDSAPFRETNYQPELFIIMPHFERESFIKAYQLGILHESNGKDEEKSRSWNRLYVKGFFQAGNLIIAPRIWYRLKEDARSDDNPDIEDYLGYGDIELIYPWKKHTFKFLVRNNLKLEDTNRGAIQADWTFPLWEDNLFGYIQLYSGYSESLIDYNKRSDRIGIGFALSR; this comes from the coding sequence ATGAGTATTAAACGCTTCGCAAAAAGATCTCTTTTTGGTGCATTTTTCTCTTTACCGATGATGCTCCGTGCCATCGACACGGAAGCTTTAGAGGCAAAAGCATCCTATGGTGATGCCTCTGCTGCTTATACCCTCGCAAAATATTATGAAACACAGCAAGATCAAGAACGAGCTTTGTTATGGTACAAACAAGCGGCTATTTTAAGCTTAGAAGAAAAAACCACCCAAACCAAAGCGCTTGAGAGTAGCATTGCAGAGCGCTTACACAAAATCGAACGTACCGAAGCGGTTTATAGCTCTTTTTTAGAAGGCTATGAAGATGATGACACGTACCAATCTATGAAACAGATGATTACCCAAACGTTTGATATCGCACCCTATAAAATGAACTATTTATTGCCGATGACGTATGATGGAGTCTCCCATGAAGGACGAAACCACCAAGAGACCAAATTTCAACTCAGTTTTCAAAAAGACCTTGTCGATAACCTACTAGGACTTCATGAAAGTATCGTTCTTGCTTACACCTATACGGCATGGTGGCAAACCAGAGAAGATTCAGCACCCTTTCGTGAAACCAACTATCAACCAGAGCTTTTTATTATTATGCCCCATTTTGAACGTGAAAGTTTTATTAAAGCATATCAGTTGGGTATTCTACACGAATCCAATGGCAAAGATGAGGAAAAATCACGCTCATGGAATCGACTCTATGTCAAAGGATTTTTTCAAGCAGGCAATCTCATCATCGCCCCACGCATCTGGTATCGCCTTAAAGAAGACGCACGAAGTGATGATAACCCGGATATTGAGGATTATCTAGGCTATGGTGACATTGAATTGATCTATCCGTGGAAAAAACATACCTTTAAATTTTTAGTGCGAAACAATCTCAAACTAGAGGACACTAACAGAGGAGCAATTCAAGCAGATTGGACATTCCCACTGTGGGAAGATAATCTTTTTGGGTACATTCAACTCTACAGCGGTTACTCGGAGAGTTTAATTGACTATAACAAGCGGAGTGATCGTATTGGTATTGGATTTGCGCTTTCGCGCTAA
- a CDS encoding RNA recognition motif domain-containing protein has product MNIYVGNVKYEMTGDQLKEMFSAYGEVSSARIINDRETGRSKGFGFVEMPNDSEAKAAIEATNEKEIGGRTLKVNEARPREDRPREIDLEELLEILIKRYM; this is encoded by the coding sequence ATGAATATTTATGTAGGCAATGTCAAGTATGAGATGACGGGCGATCAGTTAAAAGAGATGTTTTCTGCGTACGGTGAAGTGTCAAGTGCAAGAATCATTAACGATAGAGAAACAGGACGTTCAAAAGGTTTTGGTTTTGTTGAAATGCCAAATGATTCAGAAGCAAAAGCTGCTATTGAAGCAACGAATGAAAAAGAGATTGGTGGACGAACACTTAAAGTAAATGAGGCAAGACCTAGAGAAGATCGTCCAAGAGAGATAGACCTCGAAGAACTCCTCGAGATTTTAATTAAGCGTTACATGTAA
- the moaC gene encoding cyclic pyranopterin monophosphate synthase MoaC encodes MQLTHLDEKDRPKMVDVSDKEETFRVAIASGTITMSQAAFDQIVSQQTKKGPVLQTAVIGAIMGTKKTSDLIPMCHPLMLTSVNCDVEELPHLPGFKLTVTAKLKGQTGVEMEALTGVSIGLLTIYDMSKAIDKSMVINAIQLESKSGGKSGNYARTSA; translated from the coding sequence ATGCAATTAACACATTTAGATGAAAAAGATAGACCAAAAATGGTCGATGTCAGCGATAAAGAAGAGACGTTTCGTGTTGCCATCGCAAGTGGTACGATTACCATGAGCCAAGCTGCTTTTGATCAAATCGTCTCCCAACAAACTAAAAAGGGACCTGTTCTGCAAACGGCTGTAATTGGGGCGATTATGGGAACCAAAAAAACCAGTGATCTTATCCCTATGTGCCATCCTTTAATGCTAACATCCGTGAACTGTGATGTGGAAGAACTTCCCCATCTCCCAGGATTTAAACTCACGGTAACCGCAAAACTTAAAGGACAAACTGGCGTGGAAATGGAAGCTTTAACGGGTGTTAGCATTGGACTTTTAACGATTTATGATATGTCTAAAGCCATTGATAAATCAATGGTAATTAACGCTATTCAACTCGAATCCAAAAGCGGAGGTAAAAGTGGAAACTACGCCCGAACTTCAGCTTGA
- a CDS encoding HP0495 family protein, with the protein METTPELQLDYPCQWEYKLVLSSEHNVTTIVQEVLEERIHDIRKSQNSTKGNYASYTLNILVHNADDRKALFHLLKQHQHIKFVL; encoded by the coding sequence GTGGAAACTACGCCCGAACTTCAGCTTGATTATCCTTGCCAATGGGAATACAAACTCGTTTTAAGCAGTGAACACAATGTGACAACCATTGTGCAAGAAGTGTTAGAAGAACGTATCCACGACATACGCAAATCTCAAAATAGCACCAAAGGCAACTACGCAAGTTATACATTAAACATTTTGGTTCACAATGCAGACGATAGAAAAGCACTGTTTCATCTACTTAAACAACACCAACACATTAAATTTGTACTTTAA
- a CDS encoding DUF6781 family protein, translating to MESIQHIFSATLKENKENSNLSQLIQELSFELSRKKIQRLKDEAMIQSRIGELFELYCKVLHDEGLKTPEMVERIIDGLLKAKSAEQEAFLYKTIYEKEQLEKSIFLQKQHIKNSIAETFHTLERHIAHISHDTKEAALFALNDAKLKGVEMLGILKETAEEALITTLEKGSDIKDTTHAITKNLTYQTIQEGHFTKQRLLNISQTILKASMDIADEDVAHAKEILEGAVNGVRDGITKALEKFKNDLRYLPAEEIETLFETDLPLLRKELLKLDEHFIIMLNVLASQSEGISATIIKEMVEEMNSSVAKMKRTANEVKELLSDRIEGLKEEAEKKLESFKKDVNEFEKIASAKVESLKQFEFEGEKAKHVAQEAKKLGFRAWEVAKNMVDGAVKGAKDAIKKDEK from the coding sequence ATGGAGTCAATACAACACATTTTTTCAGCAACACTCAAAGAAAATAAAGAAAATTCCAACCTCTCCCAACTGATTCAAGAACTGAGTTTTGAACTCTCCCGAAAAAAAATTCAACGCCTCAAAGATGAAGCGATGATTCAAAGCCGTATTGGAGAACTTTTTGAACTCTACTGCAAGGTCTTGCACGATGAAGGACTTAAAACACCTGAGATGGTTGAGCGTATCATAGACGGGCTTTTGAAAGCAAAAAGCGCTGAACAAGAAGCATTTTTATACAAGACCATTTATGAAAAAGAGCAACTCGAAAAAAGTATTTTTCTTCAAAAACAGCACATTAAAAACTCCATCGCTGAAACGTTTCATACCCTAGAGAGGCACATTGCACATATTTCGCATGACACAAAAGAAGCCGCTCTTTTTGCACTCAATGACGCCAAACTCAAAGGTGTAGAGATGCTAGGTATCTTAAAAGAAACAGCCGAAGAAGCACTGATCACAACCCTTGAAAAAGGAAGTGACATCAAAGATACAACCCATGCTATCACTAAAAATTTAACCTACCAAACCATTCAAGAAGGGCATTTCACCAAACAACGTCTTTTAAATATTTCGCAAACGATTCTTAAAGCGAGTATGGATATTGCCGATGAAGATGTTGCCCATGCAAAAGAGATTCTTGAAGGTGCCGTCAATGGTGTACGCGATGGCATCACCAAAGCACTTGAAAAATTTAAAAATGATTTAAGATACCTTCCTGCAGAAGAGATAGAAACCCTTTTTGAGACAGATTTACCCCTTCTACGTAAAGAACTTCTAAAACTCGATGAGCATTTTATTATTATGCTCAATGTCCTCGCATCGCAATCAGAGGGCATTTCTGCAACGATTATTAAAGAGATGGTTGAAGAGATGAACAGCTCAGTAGCCAAAATGAAGCGTACAGCCAATGAGGTCAAAGAACTCCTCTCTGATCGCATTGAAGGACTCAAAGAAGAAGCAGAGAAAAAATTAGAATCGTTTAAAAAAGATGTTAATGAATTTGAAAAAATAGCTTCTGCAAAAGTCGAGTCTCTTAAACAATTTGAATTTGAAGGTGAAAAGGCAAAACATGTTGCGCAAGAGGCTAAAAAATTAGGTTTTCGTGCATGGGAAGTTGCAAAAAACATGGTAGATGGCGCAGTCAAAGGCGCAAAAGATGCTATTAAAAAAGATGAAAAATAG
- a CDS encoding DUF3373 family protein translates to MKKIILPLCVACSCLLASDDSLKQEIEALKVQMAELKNAQSKINIDALKAQISEVKAHDANDNIKWSVDLRTSYDAIDYKIKGLADQDNGVWTNKLILGMAAQPADNLVFKGSLGVYSMFGNNSSTGMNPYSNMNWYSSESPDDNTIRLREAYFLYFGNMGDIPYTASFGRRPSVDGFLTNLRADNENPASPIGHNINMEFDGASFKFDLDKLTGVSGMYVKLCLGRGNSNADARYPTFTGYPIMGGVVPSSTQTPYVKTDSDSANMDLAGLIWQIYDNGQYKVMANYFKGWNMMGANFSVASEGALADNPMDMATLMDDTYNVSMTDVGDLTGGALSLQVNGIGDGISDFLDDSIFFASYAFSKTDPKGNHATVMDALYNNLGMSSSTQEMLGSSDKETGFSIYTGIQIPSFFEGHRLGLEYNHGSKYWRSFTYGEDTLVGSKLAARGDAYEIYYTLPLVGKNLTAQLSYLYIDYDYTGSDMFFGSTGTPQNVDETAGAVRSAQNVRASLRYRY, encoded by the coding sequence ATGAAAAAAATTATCTTACCGTTGTGTGTTGCGTGTTCTTGCTTATTGGCATCGGATGATTCATTGAAGCAAGAGATTGAAGCTTTGAAGGTTCAGATGGCTGAACTTAAAAACGCTCAGTCAAAAATCAATATTGATGCGCTTAAAGCTCAAATATCTGAGGTTAAGGCACATGATGCCAATGATAATATCAAGTGGAGTGTGGATTTACGTACCTCTTATGATGCGATTGATTACAAGATAAAAGGTCTGGCTGATCAAGATAATGGTGTTTGGACTAACAAGCTCATTCTTGGTATGGCAGCGCAACCTGCGGATAATTTGGTCTTTAAGGGATCATTAGGTGTTTATTCAATGTTTGGCAATAACAGTTCAACAGGAATGAATCCATACTCAAATATGAATTGGTACTCTTCAGAGTCTCCTGATGATAATACCATTAGACTTCGTGAAGCGTATTTCTTATATTTTGGAAATATGGGTGATATTCCTTATACGGCTAGCTTTGGTCGTCGACCCTCTGTTGATGGTTTCTTAACCAATCTTAGAGCAGACAATGAAAATCCAGCGTCACCGATTGGTCATAATATTAATATGGAATTTGATGGCGCAAGCTTTAAATTTGATTTAGACAAACTCACAGGTGTTTCTGGTATGTATGTGAAGCTTTGTTTAGGTCGAGGCAACTCAAATGCAGATGCTAGATATCCTACGTTTACAGGTTATCCAATTATGGGTGGTGTGGTTCCTAGTTCAACACAGACACCGTACGTTAAAACAGATAGTGACTCAGCTAATATGGACTTAGCCGGATTGATATGGCAAATTTATGATAATGGTCAGTATAAAGTCATGGCAAATTACTTTAAAGGCTGGAATATGATGGGGGCTAACTTTAGTGTAGCTAGTGAAGGTGCTCTTGCAGATAATCCAATGGATATGGCAACATTAATGGATGATACGTATAACGTTTCCATGACAGATGTGGGTGATTTAACAGGTGGTGCATTATCCTTGCAAGTCAATGGTATTGGTGATGGTATCAGTGATTTCTTAGATGATTCTATTTTCTTTGCATCGTATGCTTTTAGTAAAACTGATCCAAAAGGAAATCATGCTACCGTAATGGATGCATTGTATAATAATTTAGGTATGAGTTCTTCAACACAAGAGATGTTAGGTTCTTCAGATAAAGAGACAGGTTTCTCTATCTATACGGGTATTCAGATTCCAAGCTTCTTTGAGGGGCATCGACTGGGCTTAGAGTATAACCATGGTAGTAAATACTGGAGAAGCTTTACCTATGGCGAGGATACTCTTGTTGGTTCAAAACTTGCGGCTCGTGGTGATGCGTATGAAATTTATTATACCTTGCCACTTGTGGGTAAAAACTTGACCGCACAGTTGAGTTACTTGTATATTGATTATGACTACACAGGTAGTGATATGTTCTTTGGCTCAACAGGAACACCTCAAAATGTTGATGAGACAGCAGGAGCAGTTAGATCAGCTCAAAACGTGCGTGCTTCATTGCGTTATCGTTATTAA